The following coding sequences lie in one Allochromatium vinosum DSM 180 genomic window:
- a CDS encoding PAS domain S-box protein encodes MRTPIPPLHAELWRRWVGRLIHAERLPERLVPVLMLLLALAIAWDIQHTETHRHADHFHAHVESATQALDQKFQSLVASVQSLAQFYSASEDIGTDDFITFTRPFIRREPSIQALEWVAWVSATERTTFEARQRAAGHADFIIRELSDAGLRPAGTRAEYFPVAQIEPLAGNEPVLGFDVGSSPERLAVLERAWARGQPVASRPLTLLQEPDRQKGIVIFVPASRPATFAGSTPDARAPIRGFATGVMRLGTLVDTVMSKLALDDIEVTLLDPGVDEEAGLLYRYTPNPSPLTDAVWPLACLDPCEEATLNVAGLSLRLRIQPAVGSVPVGPWPVLVALLGLGVAVLVFVLLRERRRATSRLRRQEARLRLFFDHAPVALAMFDRQMRYLAISRRWLADFGLEDSDLIGRGHYETFPDIPERWREAHRRALAGEVLGCDDDVFVRQDGTVLRRCWELRPWYEFDGTLGGIVLFTDDVSPRKQAEQAQAAQRETENRFRSFMDHTPVLAWLKDDQGRHVYANRGFEQHFRLNWEDWQGKTDFELWPIEIAEVFRRNDQQVLATGQALETIEESVDPDGQPHFWLTTKFTFDDQTGQTFVGGIALDITERRKIERALEERESRLQFIIANSPDLIFIQDLEQRYIWLSHPSAPLRPEDCLGHTDRDLLLPEEGARLMRIKQDVLDTGRRTTIELPLTLDGQRRVFDATYEPWRDANGTLVGLAGYVRDITERKQAEIAHQADNQRLHWALQAAHGGAWDWDLSTDVAWWSPEMYALWGVEPETKMVLDNSLSLVADQDRASLRANVERAIQDGRDLQCEFRIRHPQHGERWMASWGRLVTDADGLSHLLGLSFDITDQKRMEQALKDSESRYRDLVENVNSVILRLAPDGLIAFANEYALRFFGYAAEELIGRPVTVLVPTVDSTGQNLSAMVQEILANSERYVHHINENLCHDGRRVWMAWTNKALYDDRGRLIGVLAVGNDITERRRLEQELDRHRRHLEALVDERTAQLTEARARAEAANQAKSAFLANMSHEIRTPMNAVLGFCYLLEQHALDPASADLVRKIHNAGQALLDLINDILDFSKIEAGRLELEAAPFRLSELLDTLAGIMTAAAGDKPLELILTPPEADIEGLIGDAGRLRQVLINLLGNAIKFTARGEVELRIECLAEHDDAVELRFAVRDTGIGIDPESQERLFQPFTQADVSTTRRFGGTGLGLSISRQLVRLMGGTLEIESQPGQGSTFHFSLCLQRDPDVVDRVPPPRPPGIGAHAASPTASEQPLRGLRVLVVDDSEINQEVASGILAKHGAQVSVASDGEDALVWLDAHPEAVDIVLMDVQMPRLDGYAATRRLRQDPRQRDLPVIALTAGAFQSMQEAAREAGMNDFIAKPFDVAELIACIRQWTGRQSEPVVMTPAPGDIDPSDPALQGTDPDALIAQGIDLRTALERWECLSTYRDFLHKFAHAHAETGTAIAHACRMGALDEAAALAHTLSGVAANLALPRVAGFAGQIEQTQRAGHPPAEEELYALQQALTTVCQAVRTWNDDRPHTTRHPAPLDREALERLCATLITDIEAQHLTAAEAGLEHLRAALDGEALTTLDALQRSLGDFDFRRAESLARTLNHELGFTPPE; translated from the coding sequence TTGAGAACGCCGATTCCGCCGCTGCACGCCGAACTCTGGAGACGTTGGGTCGGCCGCCTGATTCACGCCGAGCGACTGCCGGAGCGACTGGTTCCAGTGCTGATGCTGCTCCTCGCCCTGGCCATCGCCTGGGACATTCAGCACACCGAGACCCATCGTCATGCCGATCATTTCCACGCCCATGTGGAGTCGGCCACCCAAGCGCTCGATCAAAAGTTCCAGTCGCTGGTCGCCAGCGTCCAGTCACTCGCACAGTTCTACAGTGCTTCGGAAGACATCGGCACGGATGATTTCATCACGTTCACCCGCCCCTTCATCAGGCGCGAACCGAGCATCCAGGCCCTGGAATGGGTCGCCTGGGTGTCGGCTACCGAGCGCACCACGTTCGAGGCCCGGCAGCGGGCGGCCGGCCATGCGGACTTCATCATCCGCGAACTCTCCGATGCCGGTCTGCGTCCGGCCGGGACGCGCGCGGAGTATTTCCCCGTCGCCCAGATCGAACCGCTCGCCGGTAACGAGCCGGTACTGGGATTCGATGTCGGGTCCAGTCCCGAACGCCTGGCGGTCCTCGAACGGGCGTGGGCGCGCGGTCAGCCCGTGGCTTCGCGCCCCTTGACCCTGCTCCAGGAACCGGACCGACAGAAAGGCATCGTGATCTTCGTGCCGGCGAGCCGGCCGGCAACATTCGCCGGCAGCACGCCGGACGCTCGCGCTCCCATCCGTGGTTTTGCGACGGGCGTCATGCGTCTCGGGACGCTGGTCGACACCGTCATGTCGAAGCTGGCACTCGATGACATAGAAGTGACATTGCTCGATCCGGGCGTCGACGAAGAGGCCGGCCTGCTGTATCGCTATACGCCGAACCCGTCACCCTTGACGGATGCCGTCTGGCCATTGGCATGCCTCGACCCCTGTGAAGAAGCCACCCTGAACGTCGCCGGGCTTTCACTGCGGTTGAGGATACAACCGGCCGTCGGATCGGTTCCGGTCGGTCCTTGGCCGGTCCTGGTCGCGCTGCTCGGACTCGGTGTCGCCGTACTCGTGTTCGTGCTGCTGCGCGAGCGACGACGCGCCACCAGTCGTCTGCGTCGGCAGGAGGCGCGGCTGCGTCTCTTCTTCGACCACGCCCCGGTGGCGCTGGCCATGTTCGATCGTCAGATGCGTTATCTGGCCATCAGCCGTCGCTGGCTAGCAGATTTCGGGCTCGAGGACAGTGATCTCATTGGGCGCGGCCATTACGAGACCTTTCCCGACATCCCCGAACGCTGGCGCGAGGCACACCGTCGCGCGCTCGCCGGCGAGGTGCTCGGGTGCGACGACGATGTCTTCGTCCGGCAGGATGGGACCGTCCTCCGGCGCTGCTGGGAGTTGCGCCCCTGGTATGAGTTCGACGGGACACTCGGCGGCATCGTGCTCTTCACCGATGATGTCAGTCCGCGCAAACAGGCGGAACAGGCGCAGGCGGCCCAACGCGAGACCGAGAACCGCTTCCGCTCTTTCATGGACCACACACCCGTCCTCGCCTGGCTCAAGGACGATCAGGGCCGGCATGTCTATGCCAATCGCGGCTTCGAGCAGCATTTTCGACTGAACTGGGAGGACTGGCAGGGCAAGACCGATTTCGAGCTGTGGCCGATCGAGATCGCCGAGGTCTTTCGGCGCAACGACCAACAGGTTTTGGCGACCGGCCAGGCACTGGAGACGATCGAAGAGAGTGTCGATCCCGATGGCCAGCCTCACTTCTGGCTCACGACCAAGTTCACTTTCGACGATCAGACCGGCCAGACCTTCGTCGGCGGAATCGCGCTCGACATCACCGAGCGGCGCAAGATCGAACGCGCGCTCGAGGAGCGCGAGAGCCGGCTGCAGTTCATCATCGCCAACTCTCCCGACTTGATCTTCATCCAGGATCTGGAGCAGCGTTATATCTGGCTTAGCCATCCTTCGGCGCCCTTGAGGCCCGAGGACTGCCTCGGACACACCGACCGGGATCTGCTTCTGCCCGAGGAGGGGGCCAGGCTGATGCGGATCAAACAGGACGTGCTGGACACTGGCCGGCGAACCACGATCGAGTTGCCGCTGACGCTCGATGGGCAGCGTCGCGTGTTCGATGCCACGTACGAGCCCTGGCGCGATGCCAATGGAACACTCGTCGGACTGGCCGGCTATGTCCGCGACATCACCGAGCGCAAGCAGGCCGAGATTGCTCATCAAGCGGACAACCAGCGATTGCACTGGGCCTTGCAGGCCGCCCATGGCGGCGCCTGGGACTGGGATCTGAGCACGGACGTGGCCTGGTGGTCGCCCGAAATGTATGCCCTCTGGGGGGTCGAGCCAGAAACGAAGATGGTGCTGGACAATTCGCTGTCACTCGTCGCCGATCAGGATCGAGCGTCTCTACGGGCCAACGTCGAGCGGGCGATCCAGGACGGCCGGGATCTTCAATGCGAGTTCCGCATCCGGCACCCGCAGCACGGCGAGCGCTGGATGGCTTCCTGGGGACGCCTGGTGACAGACGCCGACGGGCTGTCCCATCTGCTGGGACTGAGCTTCGACATCACTGACCAAAAACGCATGGAACAGGCGTTGAAGGACAGTGAGTCCCGCTACCGCGATCTGGTCGAAAACGTCAACAGTGTCATTCTGCGTTTGGCGCCCGACGGACTCATCGCCTTCGCCAACGAGTATGCCCTGCGCTTCTTCGGCTATGCGGCCGAGGAGTTGATCGGTCGACCGGTTACGGTCCTTGTCCCTACCGTGGATTCCACGGGGCAGAATCTGAGCGCCATGGTCCAGGAGATCCTGGCGAACTCGGAACGTTACGTCCACCACATCAACGAAAACCTCTGTCATGATGGCCGACGAGTCTGGATGGCCTGGACCAACAAGGCTCTGTACGATGACCGGGGGCGGCTCATCGGCGTGCTCGCCGTCGGCAACGACATCACCGAACGCCGGCGTCTGGAACAGGAACTGGATCGCCATCGCCGGCACCTGGAAGCCCTGGTGGACGAGCGTACCGCGCAATTGACCGAGGCCCGTGCCCGTGCCGAGGCGGCCAATCAGGCCAAGAGCGCTTTCCTGGCCAACATGAGCCACGAGATCCGCACCCCGATGAACGCGGTGCTGGGCTTCTGCTATCTGCTCGAACAGCACGCCCTGGACCCGGCCAGCGCCGATCTGGTCCGCAAGATCCATAATGCCGGTCAGGCGCTGCTCGATCTGATCAACGACATCCTCGATTTCTCCAAGATCGAGGCCGGGCGTCTGGAACTCGAAGCGGCTCCTTTCCGGCTTTCAGAGCTGCTCGACACCCTGGCCGGGATCATGACGGCAGCGGCCGGCGACAAGCCGCTGGAACTCATCCTCACTCCACCCGAGGCCGATATCGAGGGACTGATCGGCGACGCCGGACGCCTGCGTCAGGTGCTGATCAACCTGCTCGGCAATGCCATCAAGTTCACCGCGCGCGGTGAGGTGGAATTGCGCATCGAGTGTCTGGCCGAACATGACGACGCAGTGGAACTGCGTTTCGCGGTGCGTGACACCGGCATCGGCATCGACCCGGAGAGCCAGGAACGGCTGTTCCAGCCTTTCACCCAGGCGGATGTCTCCACCACGCGCCGCTTCGGCGGCACCGGCCTGGGCTTGAGCATCAGCCGGCAACTGGTGCGCCTGATGGGCGGAACCCTGGAGATCGAAAGCCAACCCGGACAGGGCAGCACCTTCCACTTCAGCCTGTGTCTGCAGCGTGATCCGGACGTCGTCGACCGGGTGCCGCCACCACGACCTCCGGGCATCGGTGCGCACGCCGCTTCGCCAACGGCATCCGAACAGCCGCTGCGCGGTCTGCGGGTACTGGTGGTCGACGACAGCGAGATCAATCAGGAGGTCGCTTCCGGCATCCTCGCCAAGCACGGTGCTCAGGTATCGGTCGCCAGCGACGGCGAGGACGCGCTCGTCTGGCTCGATGCTCACCCCGAGGCCGTCGACATCGTGCTGATGGACGTGCAGATGCCCCGTCTCGACGGCTATGCCGCCACTCGGCGGTTACGTCAGGATCCGCGCCAGCGCGACCTGCCGGTCATCGCCCTCACGGCCGGGGCCTTCCAGTCGATGCAGGAGGCGGCGCGCGAAGCGGGCATGAACGACTTCATCGCCAAACCGTTCGATGTCGCCGAGTTGATCGCCTGTATCCGGCAATGGACAGGTCGCCAGTCCGAGCCGGTCGTCATGACCCCAGCACCGGGCGACATCGACCCGAGCGATCCGGCGCTCCAGGGCACGGACCCGGACGCGCTGATCGCCCAGGGCATCGACCTGCGAACCGCGCTCGAACGCTGGGAATGCCTGAGCACCTATCGCGACTTCCTCCACAAATTCGCCCACGCGCACGCTGAAACCGGCACGGCCATCGCGCACGCCTGCCGGATGGGCGCGCTCGACGAGGCCGCCGCCCTCGCCCATACGCTCAGCGGTGTGGCCGCCAACCTCGCCCTGCCGCGCGTGGCCGGCTTCGCCGGACAGATCGAACAGACCCAACGCGCCGGTCATCCTCCCGCAGAGGAGGAACTGTATGCCTTGCAACAGGCCCTTACCACTGTCTGTCAGGCTGTGCGCACCTGGAACGACGATCGACCGCACACCACGCGACACCCGGCCCCGCTCGATCGCGAGGCGCTGGAGCGATTGTGCGCTACGCTCATCACGGACATCGAGGCCCAGCATCTGACCGCCGCCGAGGCGG
- a CDS encoding PAS domain S-box protein, translating into MSGSRFSPRTPDPDYLVAIGCSSGGLLALRSIIGDLECRGLSAYVLAQHLSPDEETRLPEILAPHTHLTIEIAATGEPLRPDHLYVCPAGQDLEVRDGRLLLIDPESSAPIAPSIDRLFRSVAQTCGERAIGLILSGTGQDGREGGALVLAAGGQLIVQSPAEASAPAMPNAALAACGEALCGDSQEIVRWLNRIETLCEQPRERTPTDRIFDELIARVAQVTGLSLGRYKDGTLRRQTARHYQTLGFDSLEAYFEHVKDDPEQLRQLQRRFLISVSRFFRDPEAFGALEQALRHLLAHKTAGDTIRVWIPACASGEEAYSILILLHEILGERLEDFEVRVFATDLDQEALDAARAGLYPAESLSHLPAMRRERWFSQQGSLWRLDKSLRERCVFCIHDLLTHPPFLNMDLISCRNLLIYVRPEQQAELFATFHYALRPSGLLLLGQSESVGASSNLFESIDTPHKLYRRRDSVVSRPPRLARYQPPMPLGYRLSARSRSQMAPNPLRDAALDELVRAYDLSAVLVNTNFEPLQFFGHAKRYFALPDDTSDFSIFSLCLPELRTELKSLGYRLLQEQIDVLPGIGMRLRIADQRVRIRPVARRIRLSNEQLTQAFLIVFEELPPDHWGVETEAASLDAEREDDEITRLRQELAETREYLQSVLDQRELAHEELQSLQEEIQVSTEELQTANEELQSSNEELTTLNDELRLKTNESTELSTTLANIQNSIRTALIVVDREGRITRFNALAVRIFGIVDDDIGNHLVGIPCHLTLPYLPDCLERVVSQGESVIERVHQGDFHYLMQIDPYRDEFGQVVGAVLNFSDISELHRAESAHAGSEQRFRQVWESANEGMLLTDESGCMVLVNPALERMFGYGPGELVGQPVEILVPESRRIRHRIDRAAFAAGSERGRAMDHARDLQGRCKEGTLFDVAIGLSNIAMDGGRFTLASVEDITERKRAERALRESEQRLRLALDAAQAGTWEWNLDSDRNYWSGRNWELYGLKQDECEPSYQAWRGSVHPEDLERVERIIREAVEQETGFEVEWRVKRPPGEPTRWLLSRAQPIASDSDQPRRYIGAVIDITDQKEAVQRAALAGELKILQTLLDTSFAGYFDWNIAEGTEYLSPTFKRMFGYADDELPNTPESWQRLIFPEDLPGVFEVYERHVRSHGSVPYHNEVRYRHKDGRTIWVICAGLVVDWTPDGEPRRLIGYHIDITALKQVEQALSEARDQANASNLAKSAFLANMSHEIRTPMNAVLGFCYLLEQRALDPTSADLVRKIHGAGQALLGLINDILDFSKIEAGHLEIESTPFQLSELLDTLAGIMTAAAGDKPLELVLTPPGEGIEGLIGDAGRLQQVLINLLGNAIKFTARGEVELRVEQVAEHGDRLDLRFTVRDTGIGIAPEHQTNIFNAFSQADNSIGRRFGGTGLGLAISQRLVHMMGGRLELESTLGQGSAFYFTLALQRDPNAPDPAAELGRLRLLVVEDCATAGAALVQTARALGWRVDLADSSAAAQEHLAARLALPTPYDAVLIDWRMPGEDGLSCARALRAAVAKKGLAGSPALMLMTSAQSRPALEAQPEIAMIDAILDKPVTPSSLYNALASLRGARRRYANTNRLLSVGRRSRQLAGLRVLMVDDSEINQEVASGILVGHGAQVSVADDGEAALAWLDAHPDAVDIVLMDVQMPRLDGYAATRRLRLDRRWRNLPVIALTAGAFQSMQEAARAAGMNDFVAKPFNVAQLIACIQRWSGTAPADDGVTDPEPAATTAADPPSESVRAPDVEALAAHGIDLPTALERWGDPQIYRTYLLKFRDGHADDARTIAAAIQTEALAEGGALAHKLTGVAATLALPRVAALARTLEQTLHEGRTPEASLVTELQTALADVLSGLHDWAEATCVPQAVPVERTALDHETLGRHFGDLLRAIATQDLNGAESCLKPLRAALDEERLDAIQRCLDDFDFRAAESLTRTLSAELAPVIEPPAADVSGASE; encoded by the coding sequence ATGTCCGGCTCTCGCTTTTCACCCCGCACACCAGATCCTGACTATCTGGTCGCCATCGGCTGCTCGTCGGGTGGGCTGCTGGCCTTGCGCTCCATCATCGGAGACCTCGAGTGCCGTGGTCTGAGCGCCTATGTGCTCGCTCAGCACCTGTCGCCCGACGAGGAGACGCGGCTCCCTGAGATCCTCGCCCCCCATACCCACCTCACCATCGAGATCGCCGCTACCGGCGAACCCCTGCGGCCGGACCATCTCTACGTCTGTCCGGCCGGACAGGATCTGGAGGTCCGCGACGGTCGGCTGTTGTTGATCGACCCGGAGTCCAGCGCGCCGATCGCCCCCTCGATCGACCGGCTGTTTCGTTCGGTGGCACAGACCTGTGGGGAACGAGCCATCGGGCTGATCCTGTCGGGTACAGGACAGGACGGACGCGAGGGCGGCGCGCTCGTCCTCGCCGCCGGCGGTCAACTGATCGTCCAGTCGCCCGCCGAGGCGAGCGCACCGGCCATGCCGAACGCCGCGCTCGCCGCCTGCGGTGAGGCGCTGTGCGGCGACTCCCAGGAGATCGTCCGCTGGCTCAACCGGATCGAGACTTTGTGCGAGCAGCCGCGCGAGCGCACACCCACTGACCGGATCTTCGACGAACTCATCGCGCGCGTCGCCCAGGTCACGGGCCTGAGTCTCGGACGCTACAAGGACGGCACCCTGCGCCGCCAGACGGCCCGGCACTATCAGACGCTGGGCTTCGATTCGCTGGAGGCCTATTTCGAGCATGTCAAGGACGACCCCGAGCAGTTGCGTCAGCTCCAGCGCCGTTTCCTGATCTCGGTCTCGCGTTTCTTTCGCGACCCCGAAGCCTTCGGCGCCCTGGAACAGGCCCTGCGTCATCTGCTCGCGCACAAAACGGCGGGCGATACGATCCGGGTCTGGATTCCGGCCTGCGCCAGCGGCGAGGAAGCCTATTCGATCCTGATCCTGCTCCATGAGATCCTCGGCGAGCGTCTGGAGGACTTCGAGGTGCGGGTCTTCGCCACCGATCTCGATCAGGAGGCGCTCGACGCCGCGCGTGCCGGACTCTACCCGGCCGAGTCCCTGAGCCATCTCCCCGCCATGCGCCGCGAACGCTGGTTCAGTCAGCAGGGCAGTCTGTGGCGCCTGGACAAGAGCCTGCGCGAGCGGTGCGTCTTCTGCATCCATGATCTGCTCACCCACCCGCCGTTCCTGAACATGGACCTGATCAGTTGTCGCAACCTGCTGATCTATGTCCGTCCCGAACAGCAGGCCGAACTCTTCGCCACCTTCCATTACGCCCTGCGACCCTCCGGACTGCTGCTGCTCGGACAGTCCGAATCCGTCGGCGCCAGCTCGAACCTCTTCGAATCCATCGACACCCCGCACAAGCTCTATCGGCGCCGCGACAGCGTCGTCTCGCGTCCACCGCGACTGGCCCGCTACCAGCCGCCGATGCCGCTCGGCTATCGGCTGTCGGCCAGGAGCCGCTCGCAGATGGCGCCGAACCCGCTGCGCGACGCGGCCCTGGACGAACTGGTACGGGCCTATGACCTCTCGGCGGTGCTGGTCAACACCAACTTCGAGCCATTGCAGTTCTTCGGCCACGCGAAACGCTATTTCGCGCTGCCGGACGATACCAGCGACTTCTCGATCTTCTCGCTCTGTCTGCCCGAATTGCGCACTGAACTCAAGTCGCTGGGCTATCGCCTGCTCCAAGAACAGATCGATGTCCTACCCGGCATCGGCATGCGGCTCAGGATCGCCGATCAACGGGTGCGGATACGTCCGGTGGCGCGCCGTATCAGACTCTCCAACGAGCAACTGACCCAGGCGTTCCTGATCGTCTTCGAGGAATTGCCTCCAGACCACTGGGGCGTGGAGACCGAGGCGGCAAGCCTGGACGCGGAGCGCGAAGACGACGAGATCACGCGCCTGCGCCAGGAACTGGCCGAGACGCGCGAATATCTGCAATCCGTCCTCGACCAACGGGAGCTCGCCCACGAGGAACTTCAGTCGCTGCAGGAAGAGATTCAGGTCTCCACCGAGGAATTGCAGACCGCCAACGAGGAACTGCAATCCTCCAACGAGGAGCTGACGACACTCAACGACGAGCTGCGTCTGAAGACCAACGAATCGACCGAACTCAGCACCACGCTCGCCAACATCCAGAACTCCATCCGCACCGCTCTGATCGTGGTCGACCGGGAGGGACGCATCACGCGCTTCAACGCGCTCGCGGTGCGCATCTTCGGCATCGTCGACGACGACATCGGCAATCATCTCGTCGGGATTCCCTGCCATCTCACGCTCCCCTATCTGCCTGACTGTCTGGAGCGCGTCGTCAGCCAGGGCGAGTCGGTGATCGAGCGGGTGCATCAGGGCGATTTCCACTATCTGATGCAGATCGACCCCTATCGCGACGAATTCGGCCAGGTGGTCGGCGCCGTCCTGAACTTTTCCGACATCTCCGAACTGCACCGCGCCGAGAGCGCCCATGCCGGCAGTGAGCAGCGCTTCCGTCAGGTGTGGGAGTCGGCCAACGAGGGGATGCTGCTGACCGACGAGAGCGGATGCATGGTGCTGGTCAACCCGGCGCTCGAACGCATGTTCGGCTACGGCCCAGGTGAGCTCGTCGGTCAGCCGGTGGAGATCCTGGTGCCCGAGTCACGCCGTATTCGACACCGTATCGATCGCGCCGCCTTCGCGGCCGGCTCCGAGCGCGGACGCGCCATGGATCATGCCCGCGACCTCCAGGGACGATGCAAGGAAGGCACACTGTTCGATGTCGCCATCGGTCTGAGCAACATCGCGATGGACGGCGGACGTTTCACGCTCGCCTCGGTCGAGGACATCACGGAGCGCAAGCGCGCCGAGCGCGCCCTGCGCGAGAGCGAGCAGCGTCTGCGGCTGGCCCTGGACGCTGCTCAGGCCGGCACCTGGGAATGGAATCTGGACAGCGACCGAAATTACTGGTCCGGTCGCAACTGGGAGCTCTATGGTCTGAAACAGGACGAGTGCGAGCCGTCCTATCAGGCTTGGCGCGGCTCGGTCCATCCGGAGGATCTCGAGCGCGTCGAGCGGATCATCCGCGAGGCCGTCGAGCAGGAAACGGGATTCGAGGTCGAATGGCGGGTGAAGCGGCCACCGGGCGAACCGACGCGCTGGCTGCTGTCGCGCGCTCAGCCGATCGCCTCGGATTCGGACCAGCCGCGCCGCTACATCGGCGCCGTGATCGACATCACGGATCAAAAGGAAGCCGTGCAACGCGCGGCGCTCGCCGGCGAGCTCAAGATCCTGCAAACCCTGCTCGACACCAGTTTCGCCGGGTACTTCGACTGGAACATCGCCGAGGGCACCGAGTATCTGAGTCCGACGTTCAAGCGCATGTTCGGCTATGCCGACGACGAGCTGCCCAACACGCCGGAAAGCTGGCAGCGGCTGATCTTCCCAGAGGATCTTCCAGGCGTGTTCGAAGTCTACGAGCGCCATGTGCGCAGCCACGGCTCCGTGCCCTACCACAACGAAGTGCGCTACCGTCACAAGGATGGGCGCACGATCTGGGTCATCTGCGCCGGACTGGTGGTGGACTGGACGCCGGACGGCGAGCCACGGCGCCTGATCGGCTATCACATCGACATCACGGCCCTCAAGCAGGTCGAGCAGGCGCTGAGCGAAGCGCGAGACCAGGCCAACGCCTCGAATCTGGCCAAGAGCGCTTTTCTGGCCAACATGAGCCACGAGATCCGCACCCCGATGAACGCGGTGCTGGGTTTCTGCTATCTGCTCGAACAGCGTGCCCTGGACCCGACCAGCGCCGATCTGGTGCGCAAGATCCACGGCGCCGGCCAGGCGCTGCTGGGGCTGATCAACGACATCCTGGACTTCTCCAAGATCGAGGCCGGACATCTGGAGATCGAGTCCACGCCCTTCCAACTCTCGGAGCTGCTCGACACCCTGGCCGGGATCATGACGGCGGCGGCCGGCGACAAACCGCTGGAACTCGTCCTCACCCCGCCGGGCGAAGGCATCGAGGGACTGATCGGCGACGCGGGTCGCTTGCAACAGGTGCTGATCAACCTGCTCGGCAATGCCATCAAGTTCACCGCGCGCGGCGAGGTGGAGCTGCGCGTGGAACAGGTGGCCGAGCACGGGGATCGGCTGGATCTGCGCTTCACGGTACGCGACACCGGCATCGGCATCGCCCCGGAGCACCAAACCAACATCTTCAATGCCTTCAGTCAGGCCGACAACAGCATCGGGCGCCGCTTTGGCGGCACCGGGCTGGGGCTGGCCATCAGTCAGCGTCTCGTTCACATGATGGGAGGGCGGCTGGAGCTGGAGAGCACGCTGGGACAGGGCAGCGCCTTTTACTTCACCCTGGCGCTGCAACGCGACCCGAACGCCCCGGACCCGGCCGCCGAACTGGGACGGCTGCGATTGCTGGTGGTCGAGGACTGTGCCACGGCCGGAGCCGCCCTGGTGCAGACGGCACGCGCGCTCGGCTGGCGGGTCGACCTGGCGGATTCGAGCGCGGCGGCCCAGGAACATCTGGCGGCACGCCTGGCCTTGCCGACACCCTATGACGCCGTGCTGATCGACTGGCGGATGCCCGGCGAGGATGGACTGAGCTGCGCGCGCGCGCTCCGGGCGGCTGTCGCCAAGAAGGGTCTGGCCGGATCGCCGGCCCTGATGCTCATGACCAGTGCCCAGTCCCGCCCGGCCCTGGAGGCGCAGCCAGAGATCGCCATGATCGATGCGATCCTCGACAAACCCGTCACCCCCTCATCGCTCTACAACGCTCTGGCCAGTCTGCGCGGCGCGCGGCGGCGCTACGCCAACACCAACCGCCTCCTCTCCGTCGGCCGCCGGAGCCGGCAGCTCGCGGGATTGCGGGTGCTGATGGTCGACGACAGCGAGATCAATCAGGAGGTCGCCTCGGGCATCCTCGTCGGGCATGGCGCCCAGGTGTCGGTGGCCGACGACGGCGAAGCGGCGCTGGCCTGGCTCGACGCCCACCCTGACGCCGTCGACATCGTGCTGATGGACGTACAGATGCCCCGTCTCGACGGCTATGCGGCCACCCGGCGCCTGCGTCTGGATCGGCGCTGGCGCAATCTTCCGGTCATCGCGCTCACGGCCGGGGCCTTCCAGTCGATGCAGGAGGCGGCGCGCGCGGCGGGCATGAACGACTTCGTGGCCAAGCCGTTCAATGTGGCACAGTTGATCGCCTGCATTCAGCGCTGGTCCGGCACGGCTCCAGCCGATGACGGCGTGACCGACCCGGAACCAGCGGCCACGACTGCGGCCGACCCGCCGTCAGAATCCGTGCGTGCTCCAGATGTCGAAGCCCTCGCCGCTCATGGTATCGACCTGCCGACAGCGCTCGAGCGCTGGGGCGATCCCCAGATCTACCGCACCTATCTGCTGAAGTTCCGCGACGGTCATGCCGACGACGCCCGCACGATCGCCGCCGCCATCCAGACCGAGGCGCTCGCCGAGGGCGGTGCCCTGGCACACAAACTCACCGGCGTGGCGGCCACACTCGCCCTGCCGCGCGTGGCCGCCCTGGCCCGGACCCTGGAGCAGACCCTGCACGAGGGCCGGACACCGGAAGCCTCGCTGGTGACGGAACTCCAGACGGCGCTCGCCGATGTCCTGAGCGGACTGCACGACTGGGCCGAGGCGACGTGCGTGCCCCAAGCGGTCCCCGTTGAGCGAACCGCGCTCGACCACGAGACCCTGGGCCGGCATTTCGGCGACTTGCTCCGGGCGATCGCCACGCAGGATCTGAACGGCGCCGAGTCTTGCCTGAAGCCTCTGCGCGCCGCGCTGGACGAGGAGCGGCTCGACGCGATCCAGCGCTGCCTGGACGATTTCGATTTCCGGGCTGCCGAGTCCTTGACACGCACCCTGAGCGCTGAGCTGGCGCCGGTGATCGAACCGCCAGCAGCGGATGTGAGCGGTGCGTCTGAATGA